From one Paenibacillus sp. FSL K6-1330 genomic stretch:
- a CDS encoding peptidylprolyl isomerase, whose product MPSRNNKAWKTFMVSITAVLSMSMIAACGNDKTKGTENDNSKVIVKYKGGEITEKEFDLEQRMIQFMSPEYAQFLQMDEFKEYLAKQGVAYEYLYAKADDKAKEAAGKQADDLLKQQKSGMGEEQFKAALESQKLTEDDLKNYMLRVMTVMEYEKSQVTEENIKKEFEANKKDYTNISVRHVLIGFKDAEGKERAEGEALKIAKEVQSKLNKGEDFAAVAKKYSEDPGSKNSGGLYENKPAGTWVPQFKEKALTLELNKISDPVETDYGYHVMKVEKREEVSYDKLPADQKEGIRNELASAKIDNFMQNELNDLIESMNLPKSENADKPAEGTGDQKKDGTTDKPAEGDQTPDAGKEDTGK is encoded by the coding sequence ATGCCGTCAAGAAATAACAAGGCATGGAAGACGTTTATGGTATCCATCACAGCAGTGCTATCCATGTCGATGATCGCTGCGTGCGGAAACGACAAGACTAAGGGAACCGAAAATGATAATAGCAAAGTTATTGTCAAATATAAGGGTGGAGAGATTACCGAGAAGGAATTTGATCTGGAACAGCGCATGATTCAGTTCATGTCCCCGGAATACGCCCAATTTTTACAAATGGATGAATTTAAAGAGTATTTGGCGAAACAGGGGGTAGCCTATGAATACCTGTACGCCAAAGCTGACGATAAAGCGAAGGAAGCTGCCGGGAAGCAAGCGGACGATTTGTTAAAGCAGCAGAAGAGCGGAATGGGCGAGGAGCAGTTTAAAGCTGCTCTAGAATCGCAGAAATTGACGGAAGACGATCTCAAAAATTATATGCTTCGCGTCATGACCGTTATGGAATATGAGAAGAGTCAGGTAACCGAAGAGAATATCAAGAAGGAATTCGAGGCGAACAAGAAGGATTACACCAACATTAGCGTTCGTCATGTCCTGATTGGTTTTAAGGATGCGGAAGGCAAGGAAAGAGCGGAAGGCGAGGCGCTCAAAATTGCCAAGGAAGTACAGTCCAAGCTGAATAAAGGCGAGGACTTTGCTGCGGTCGCTAAGAAATACTCCGAGGATCCGGGCTCCAAGAACAGCGGAGGCCTGTATGAGAACAAACCGGCAGGCACTTGGGTACCGCAGTTCAAGGAAAAGGCGCTGACGCTTGAGCTTAATAAGATCAGCGATCCGGTAGAAACTGACTACGGTTACCATGTCATGAAAGTAGAGAAGCGCGAGGAAGTGTCTTACGACAAGCTGCCTGCCGATCAGAAGGAAGGCATTCGTAATGAACTTGCCTCGGCGAAGATCGACAACTTTATGCAGAATGAGCTCAACGACCTGATTGAGAGCATGAATCTTCCGAAGAGTGAGAACGCGGACAAGCCTGCCGAAGGCACAGGAGACCAGAAGAAAGACGGTACCACTGACAAACCTGCCGAAGGTGATCAAACACCGGATGCAGGCAAGGAAGACACGGGTAAATAA